The Lutzomyia longipalpis isolate SR_M1_2022 chromosome 2, ASM2433408v1 DNA window AAGCCGTgtcatttcatttattataaagtttattttataaatgtgtaaaatctaataaattgactaaattattgattaattaagtAATATATGGTACAAATGAAAATTGCCCGAAAATCTTGTATTAAGTATACACATATATAcctcaattttaaattcttgtcCCCATCAACTtgttagagaaaatattttgtaactcttattttaaatttaaaaagaagagcaagggaagtttctttattattcAGATAATCAATTTATTAGGAATTGCTAAATTTCTTTCTATAATACTTACACATCTGTATAATGTATGATACCGTAAGACTATATTCTTACATACTTTGCTCAAACTAAACCATACATAGTATAGTATTATATACAAAGTacattcaattgaaataaattcctattcctatcctttttttttgctttgacaTTGCTTGTAATACAGACATCATTGCTTTTCGGTatggagagaaagaaaatctttggtgacaaaacaatatttcttcctttcttCGCACATGATTTAACAACCATACTCGTTCATAGACAAGCGACAAGGCtggaaattgtgaaattaataTTGCGGTCTCGCATTTCATGTGGGAGGAAAAGGAACGTTTTCTGTAATCCATCTATGGAGTTCCCAAGCACAGAAGGATGAAAGCAAAAAGAAGATCTATAAGTAATCCGATGTTTTCTGAGATAGAAAAGGATTATCTCCGGCGATGGTCACAGTGCGCAAAATTTAAAACTGTCGCATCCTCTTGTTAGATGATCCACAAATATTATGACCATTTTTTGCGtctctcaaaaaattcttcaaaaagcGGTGAGGTGAAGAGTTATGGGGGAAAAACGTCCTACAATGTGAATGTacaaagaatttgcaaaaagatcacttaaaaatgtaaactttCTCCTTTGCTAAAATTAATCGGAAGGAGATGAAGTGAAATTTGAATCAAAATCGAATGGAATTAATCGCCcataatgaaattatttcaacgGACTTGATACTCTGTCAATCGCCCACGCTATTGCTTCTCGTGAGAGTCCAACAAACCATTTAATGCATTAATTCATGTGCGCAGTCCAACTTTGTCGCTTGTTAATAAGTCTCGCAGTGACTTTTATAAATATATGCTTGTTCCTCGAAGTAgaggaatatttaattttttaaaatatgcataagcaataaagtaaaaatagataaaacttTCATAAAACAACAGTTGTGGAAATGTCGGTCTCTAATGAGTCCGTTCCTTTTCCTGTATCGAAATTCATttctatattatgtacatacaatcTAAAATAAATGGCATATTATATATCATTGTTACCCACCCAATAATTTTTACACATCAATGGTTTcgttttaatgaattaaaaaaatacaatagtttttaataaaattgttactGCACTCTAAAATTCGACATCACGCTTTTAACCAGATAAGTTTTGCACTTGTGCGATACTTtagattttgaattttctatttcaaaatatttaacaatacATAGTCTTGAAACAGTAAAACTATTACCATATTACCCATATTACTATATAGATCTATTTTCATCAGTCTTCTTTCCCTTTTTActcagaagatttttttgtgtttttttttatttcgaacccctaaaatatgtataaattaaAGACCGTGAACACGTGGGATagcgtcaaaaaaaaaacactcccTCGCTGAATGAGTATTTGGGGTACCTTCGAAATACCTCGTGGATTGCATTAAATTCCGCCATTGTGtttgataaattttgcaaattcgtGTTTGCGAATTTATTCAcaattcatttataaaataaacaaatatcgCATTCATTCACTCTGTAGTCGATTTCAATTGCAATTCGACGGCTATCCATCGAAAATGGTCCCTTCGACACGCAAAAAACACACGACCCCCCTTGAAAAAGCGTGCGCTTTCGCTCCCCAACCACCCGAAACGTATCTatgtatttattatatattatgtagTACCTACCACTATCTATATAACATTTCCGACGAGAGGGTATCTGGTGCGTTATTAATGCCGTGAGTGGTTCtgcttttttatttgatgatatgtttcaaaaatcaattcaaattgcgacaaggaaattaatttaatacggTTTACATTAGCCAAactggaaaatattattttgaaagtttataGATATAGCACTAAATTAATCTATACTAACAGCTCTATACAAAACACACTCTAATCTTATATTCTCAGATCTCAGTCTGTGGAGGATCTAAACCATATCCTAGACAATACTCAGAGGGTCACGtagaattgagaaatttaacGAATATAGATGTTAGGGAAGACctgggttaaaaaagtcacttaagggttcagaaaaagctcaaaatatcatatttcccaaacagataaaacgaaatgtataactcatttctttaggaaatttactgccctacaactctttctcagatcattttgttctatctagctaggatatatgatattttaagctttttccaaacccttaagtgactttattagccccggtctcccctactaaaaaataataattaatgcTAAAACAACAATAATTACCTAATAATATTGTAACCCCTATTCAGTTTTCTTGATGTTATTGTTTTCCATATGGAGGTTCACATCCAAAAGGTCTCCGGTCCAAATACAAGCGGTGGAATCACAAGATTGATACTCTCCTATCCGTAAAAAGGCTCTGACATAGTAGAATCACTAAAATTATACGAAAAATTGGGGTAATAAGGAAAtagaaaaacctaaaaaaaaacatattttccatttcatattacaaaatgttgtgcaggaaattttctaaagaaaatctttacagatttaatttacaatttttagttAGTTTCTATACTTTTaggtattcttttttttaagtatattttttttatgtatgtagtataCAATGGTCTCTCAGTATATCAACTACTCGAATGTACTTTTCACATTCTTTATTTGAAGTGAGCGAGAGTGGTATATCCGAGGCGTCATTATATGAAAGTAACACTGTTTTGCCTTTCCAGAGTAGTTGTATTTTTAGATTATGGTTGTTCAATTTCTTTGGATTCTTTCTATTTCTAAAAATGCAACGATCTATTTTCCATCTTTTATATATGGTTATGTTTTTTCCCTTAAATGCTACTGTTTGAGTAAATGATAACGAATGAACTTTCCTTGGGTTTGATATAAGAATTAGAATAGATTAGAATAGAGAATTGTTATGTTTACCAATTTTTACCAATCCTTGATCTGCGACCAGAAAATGTCAGCAGTTGGGTTTTTGACTATGAGAGGAGAGAGTTATTGAGGGAAGGGATTGTATTATGACTTTTGTGGAATATTACATATTGCAGCATACAAGGCATTCGACGGTTCTGACTCAATAATAAACATATGAGAAATATGCTCCGCCCCGACGGCAAATGCTCCTCCTCTGCCTGTCATAATCAAAGTTTCGGTTTGTCATCTTCTTCTTATTAATATTTCAGTGCTCAAAGAAGGAGTCTGAGTGAGCCGAACGACGCGCAAACTCGTCGTCCGGCCAccacataaaatatgtattttcatAAAGGCAACGAAGTCTCCCGATGAGCAACTTCAAACGCTATCGCCGTTCGATGGTATACCCCCTCCGAAGAATCCCCTACAGAAGCAGAAAATGCCTCTATACATAGTCAGTAGTGTATACCTGGCCAACCTGTTCTCGTTTCTATAGGTGGAAGGGATATGCAAATTAATGATATTTTCCTGCCACACGAAATATGAAGAAGAGCGAGATACATATTCCCAATTCTATACCACTTTATGCTATACTTGGGTTGCCTTGTACCATCGGAAATTGCGGGAAATTGAGTTATGCTTCTGAAATGGAGGGGATAGTACTACGCGAGaggggaaattttcttatatactTGCCTTCCATTGGATTTGCTAGCGGTGTACAGTATGAATGTGTTGGTTTTCTCACACATATAAACATAGGTATCATGTAGTACCCCGCATATAGAACAGAAGAGTCGAATTCGAAATGACGGGCTGTTGAGGCAGCGAACTGAATCCGTCTATCAGTGCTGCTTTGACGCGCGTTTCGAATGAATCTAGACGGTGCGTGGTTCAATATTGCGTGTAACACATCTATGTGCATTGTAcggattaagaaaaaaatcctgtGACACCAGTTTTGTGTCTCCTAACCCACAGTCTGTCAATGGACTCGTGCGAAAATTCATGGCATTCATCAGGAGTTGTGTTTTCTGCGTGTGAACTTTTGACATTCTTTTAGAGCCATGTTACCACAATTCAAAGAACATTGATGCTCTCACTGATTGTGCTTTAATTAGATACCGTCATTTGACAAATTCGGTGTTCTCTTTCGTGTACCACaaccaaaatcaatttattgattgactGCATTTTGTGTTAGGCATTGATTTTAGTGTTGTGAAGATCATAAATCTCACCCCTATGGACCtggatatatacatatattgaaagtgaaaatatgagtgaaaaagtaatttaaatagAGATTGCAAATTAAACTGTACAATGTGCAATTCACTTAAAACTCACCTTCAGTTGCATCTGATTCAACAATTCAAATTTGATGATCGGAAATCGTGCGAGTTATCAAATAGAAGAAGTTCactaatttaatgaaaagacttttaataattaatttaaatatagatATTAGTTTTGACAAAGTTAATTTTCcactaataaaaattccactgAGGAAAATCAAAATCGGCAAAAATCACACAAAGGACATTAAAACATATCCGATAGACATTATCGAGTGTATGGTGGGTGGAAGATGATACAATTCGGTATTGTGAAGTACGGCATactgaagaaatttaaagataaaCCAAGACCAAATAGAGGTAGGCAATAATttgtcattttaattaattttaaaccatTTTAAGAAGTTTCTTTAACATCATTAACGTCGCCATTCGTGATAGTATTACaactttcttatttttctacttttttttaaaacctaatgtcatatttatattttgtgaaagTGTTTCCAAAATATGCCTAATCACACTGATATGgagataaaacattttttatatgaaacaTTTTAGCGTTACGCATTGGgcaacattttaataaattgtttttttttaagaaaatcacattaattaaataagttAATGTCTTCACATTAGTGCGaagtttatatatatatacataatatgtatacAATACACAGAGTGAAGTGAAAGCTCCGAAAGAAGtgaattttactaaaatatcGCAAAACCTCGATGagaatttaaatgagaaaGTGTAGccgtaatttaatttttatttgtttctcgcaaattaatttttcatatcacggttacaataatttttatgttttctgcACGACTCAAAATCTACATTTTAAAAGTGccggactttttttttaaacaaggTGTCCATACAAACGtgctttaagaaaataaacttacgAAATTCTTCTCGCGTTCAGACGCACTTTGGAGGATATATCCAAAGACACACACAAATTATATGAAactaattatgaaaaaaaatcgcaaatgACCTCAATTTTATTGGTCACGAATAATTTGTCGTTCCACACAAAAAAGACTTGATTGTGAATCAATTTGggtgtaaattaatttcaattgcgtctgaataataatatttttatctttaagtCTTATGATTgtgtttatttattcaattactTTCGGTACTGTCTacatttttgaaagaaataattgtaGAAATACTTCAACAGGGGAATTTTCTGGTGTAATTTATGTGATTTATGTGTCCCAAATATAGCGTGTATTTTTAGTATGTGGAGCCAACTGTTATACATATCTGgcagtgaatttttcattaataccTCTAGAGGGTTCGACAGGAATgtaaacagaaaattaatgttgGCTTTCCTTCTGGGGTAGAGGAACTCGCGTGTTTCCCTCTGAAACTCATCCATTGGAATATTGTCATCACACCCAGGGTGAATATTATGTTTTCCAGCAGCATGTTCAATTGATGTTGGCTAAATACATATTTCCGTCAACGTGATATATCTActctaaatattttgaacaaaaatacTTTGACATAATTATATTGAGTTAAATTCTAGAGATAAATGTActcacagcaaaaaaaattaatcaccggaatttaaagattattttaggTCTTATATTAATACGCATTGAATATGACGGTCTCTCATctagataaatattttagattttattttttcgaaaaTCATAGTATTACCATGCATCCTtattatttatgtaatttattatattataaCGCCTCTAAAATGCATAATATGGTAAACTTTTCAGATGTTCTCAATATCTCGACTATATAATATCTCGATAGTCAGAAGTCAAGCAAATTGTGAAGCAGATTTTATGCTACAGATATACTAACCAAAATGTTCAATCTTAAATGATTAGCATGTGTTATATTGTTATTCCAACTTACCTTGACCGACTTTTTGGTAGAATTTATATAACTcggaaaaatgtttaatttgataaaatagaCAGGTGGAAATGGTGTTGAGTGTCTATTTGAGTTCATAAAGCCCAAGAAAATCAGAAATTGATAAGTCCAACTAGTGCACTACAATTTCTAATTGAGGTATATATGTAGCGTATACGTAGTTTTGCATTAGGCATCATCTAAAACCTTAAAGTTTATCTAGTTGATTTACCATATATTTTTAGACACCAACTCTATTAAATGCGTCAAGAAttgttttaaaagtaaattttttttgtccaaaaaccaaaaattattgttttggGACCCATTGTTATTATACCATGCTCGAGAAAAGAAGTCTAtatgtaggggagggcggggctaataaagtcacttaagggtttggaaaaagcttaaaatatcatatttcctagctagatagaataaaatggtctgagaaagagttgtagggcagtaaatttcctaaagaaatgagcaatacatttcgcttgatttatttgggaaatatgatattttgagctttttctaaacccttaagtgacttttttaaccccgctctcccctactgtTTTTGTATAGTCCTATAAGGAGGTATGTAGTATTGCTATTTCATGTATATACGTAAACATATTGTACAGATACTAAAACCAATAGTTCAGTAATAGTATCGTCCAGTCTTCTATCAGTTTCTATACTAAATTACtaccaattttccaaaaaaaaaatcaattctatgAAGAGAAATTCTTACACATTACCCACTtctgttttctttcaaatcaattcgtgaaatttaaatagaaaattatgtatattcaTGAAATAAACAACATAACTCATTTCAATTGATGCCAACGTCGAATAACCATGTAACATTTTCCACAAACACTGAGGATGATTGAAGTAAAATCAGCGTCAAGTAGCAATTCGCACCCTCTAAAATATGGTATATATCACTGTTATTAATTGTGGCACATTGTGCCAAGTTGTTCGTTGTATTAACTGACTGTGAAAGCAGGCAAAGTttacaaatcaaaaattttaattttatttgacgGAGTCAAAAATGGTGTGAATGTACGTATACTCTAGTGGGTGCCCAATGGAATCTCCTCATTCTCACTTGCGAATGAAttcagaaaagaaagaaatgattaTGAAGTCAGTTTCCTGCCAAACCACAACTCAAACATAAATATTCGAAATGCCAAAAATGTGATCTTTGTGGGTATCTTGAGAAATATCCATACACAACACCCGCCCGCCCCCTTTTTTTAGTGCGGAATGGAGTGGAAAAAGGCCCCATCGACAGATCTTTTTGGCCAACAAAAATATACAAGTGCCAGTTGATGGGCTGTATACTCTCATGgggtgatttttctcaaattcttcCTCAATCTCCTCAACagtaatcaaataaataaatcatttaatcgACTGCAATGGGATGTGCCGATGTACCATACCAATGATATTCTGGCATCTATCGATCATCATTTCTATACTCtttaagaaaaggaaaattatgaacATCTCGTTTgtatttgtgtattttttcaaaCCTCAAATTTGTTATTCTTCCACCGATCTCCTTTCCACAGTTCACAATTCGACCCAatcaaatgattttccacaatcGCAGAGCCGACGGCATTCACGATGAGCGAAAGAGATTGGCAATTGATTGTTTTCCATGCGTGGCTTATTCATAAAGGCATTCAGCAAGTATTCTATGCTCCATCCTCTTTCATTTTACCTCTTCAGCACATCTGCTGGTCTAATCGAAATATTCCAATTTGCCCACTATGTGCGAGAAGAAGAACCTAGGCAACTTCGGAAGCTgaattgttaaataatttcatggcTCTATCTATTTGGTCAAGATAGCAGACAATCTTCTTCTGTTTCAGCGACGCACATCCACATGTCTATCTCTTAAATTCAACTACTATTGTTCTTGAAATCTCAAGTAGAATGCAATTGTAAACATAATCACATGGACATGTAAGTTCgatctacatacatattctACCGTATGTCTTCCATCTAGCATGAGCAAAGAAAGAGTAACACAGCAAAGCAATGCAATGGAATCATGGAAGTAAATAAGCGGAGTAAAGTAAAACGTTAGGATAGGCTAGGTATATGTATTGATATTACTCGGTATActcaaatttaatcaaataattaaaaattttatttagtgtAATGCCCTTCGAATACCTCGCTATAAGCATCGTAGACATTTAGGCCTATGAAAGACCTGACTCCCATTAGTAGATTTCTGAGAGTTATTCCGTTATTATTAAAACTAACTGAGAAGTAAATATCTTCACATAAAAAagtctaaataaaattagattaaaataaaaaaagaatattgctagattttttttaaagtcagacaattttaatttttttcgattttgaaACTGGATATATTGGATAGCAATAAAAAGGGAgtcgttagaaaataaagagaaatatcCCTGAAAGCAACACCCATcaaaaatctgtaaaaaaaaagatcgaTTCGCTcgttttaaattctatttgttgagctttaattttattaaaaactcgCTCCCCATATATGGCCTCCTTGGAGTTACAAAAGTAATATCGTTTTTGCCCTGTTGAAGAAGCACCTAAAGCTTAGTAGATTTCTTAATTCCGGTACTTCCAGCCACATTTCACCGCATTGTGAGAGTTTCACATAAAGACAAGATCGCTTTTTGGATAGTGAAATAGAGACATTTCTGTTATGCTGCTAAATTGTTAAAACAAGGAAAGTTTGTGTGTGACTATCTCAACCATGCACATATCGAACGATGTTTAGCTTCAACCACATacttttctcttaatttatatattattttattaaatagttCATCTAAATCGCTCACGTTTCTAGATCTGACTAAGGATATTACGAGATTTCCTGCAAATAGCGATTTAATATTGGCTGGAGAATTAGAATTTTCGgtttattagaaattttattactaatttattattattagggccctactttattaaataaatactcTCCTTGTAATAGCCTTAAATCGATAATGCTTATTGAATCATTTAGGATATTTTGCCTTTCATATAGGGTTGCAAGGTTTATGCTTCcctcaaatacatttttcatcaaaatttcaatttttgttgGCCCCTTACTTAATTATCAACTGAAataaacacagctcccgtaagtgATCGGCTTACCAGCACATTTATTATTGCCATTTGCATGGCAGATATCGAGCAACTTTTATTATACGAATAGTagtaatttaaattgcataaatatcGTCAATGCGTGGCACTAAATGCAGTCCTTTTGCTTTATTTCGCATAAAAGCCATTCCACGATGCAAAATCTCGCTGATTTGCAACATCCCCTTTTGCCATCATTTTGCTGTTGATTCTGGTTACATTTTGTGCGTTCGCTTCGCATCCATgacttttttctcattctcacACTATCCTCACCCAAAGACACTTCTTTTTCACCCAACATGGGAGGAATGAAAAATGTGCATCAGAAAATACAATGTTTTTGTGCAACTTGGACTTGACAATACATACACACAAAagtctcataaaaaaaataaagcaaagtAAGAAATGCcgagaatatattttatattgactttataatatttatttatctccAAAGATAAAAtgtcaacatgtttttcattgcaCTCTAGCAGcaagttttaaattattctctttttgacaatttagatttcattttttattgttaatttttaattcaatgatAATTAAAAGATTGTATCTTTTATCACCAAAATACATGTATGAGTAAGTCTTATACATGCCAAACTACTAGTAACGTAcattatattatattaaatttcaaatttcttttcctaatATTTGTTGCTGTAACAATTCGCGAAacatattcaaatttaataaatattatatgtaacatttctttttcaggTGACAGTGCAGGTTCCTGCTCCGAAGACGACGCTCTGTTGACCGATACGAATACTCGATTAACATGCGAGCGATGTCACGAGACATTTGCCGACGATCAAGATCTTCTAGATCATCGGGACACTTGCAGTATATCCCCTATCAGCATTCCCGTGAAAGTTGAAGCATCAACATCGCCAGAAGTGGCGGGCCATAGTAGTTCTCCAACCGGTAGTCCGGTAGCAATAGCTAAATCGGAACAATTAGGCACTGATGAAGAATCCCCAGATACCACAGATCCTATAGATTCTGGTGGTGTAGAAAAAGCCCTACGACATAGTCAAGATGCTGCAAATAATAATAGCAGTGAAGGTGATGAGGAAGCCGGAGATGATACTcttgaagatgaagaagaagaaaatatggaAAGAAGCGAAATACCTGCAGAATCAGATATAAATAGCCCGGTGGCAGGAGGTCCTTTTCCTCCTAGCCATGTTACTCTAGAGGCACTTCAAAATACAAAAGTTGCGGTAGCTCAATTTGCTGCTACCGCTTTAGCCAATAATGGCAACAATGAGGCTGCCCTCAAAGAACTCGCAGTTTTGCATTCAACACTCTTTACTCTGCAACACCAACATGTATTTCAGTTACAATTAATTCAGCAATTACAATCGCAATTATCAATGAATGTACCCAAAACTTCTGATATTGGCAAAGAAGCAACGGATATAAACAGTCATGAGGAAGAGCATATGGATGCAAAAGATGAAATGGAAGGATCTGAAGATGCAGCAGATCGGGATGACATGAGTGAGAAGCACGATGATGAAGATCTGTCCAAATTGGAACCAGAAGTCATAATTAGCAGGTTAGtttacttttaaataataCTACCCTACCCGTTTAAAACATGTAAGATCTACAAGCCTTGCAGTAAACAATATAAAAGCGAAATGTTACGTTTTGATTTTGGTCAGGAACCGAATTAATTATTGTGAATGAACCCAACAATTTACATTTAgtttcgtttaaaaaaattaattttaaaattaaattgtccaAAACTAGATgcacttaaaaaaagaaattaggtGGTATAGCATGGCAAACATGCATATAATAGTTAAGTCTTTTAAGAATAGGCCAGAATTATTAAAGAAGTTTCTCTATTAATGCCTTTTTCCAGGGATCCTAGTCCAGAACCGCttgtaaaaaaatcctcatCTCTCCTCGAAAAAGGAGATGAGCAGCCTGTACCGACAACGCAACCTCTAATTCCATCCCTTGCCTCTCACCAACCACCTAGAATTCCATCTCCAATGAAAGCACCTATGTGCCACATAAGTTCCTCTTTAGCTTCCAGTATAATAACAAATCACGATCCACCACCTTCGCTAGATGAACCAAATTCTTTGGAAATGCTCCAGAAGCGAGCTCAGGAAGTTCTTGATTCTGCCTCGCAAGGTCTTCTGGCTGGCAACTTAGCTGATGAGTTGGCATTTCGGAAAGATAAAATGTCACCTTATGATTCAAAGGGAAATCGCAATGAACCTTTCTTCAAACATCGCTGTAGATACTGCGGCAAAGTCTTTGGATCAGACTCTGCTCTCCAGATCCACATCCGTTCACATACAGGGGAACGCCCCTTTAAATGTAATGTATGCGGTAGCCGATTTACCACGAAAGGCAATCTTAAGGTGCACTTCCAACGACATACTACAAAATTTCCGCATGTCCAGATGAATCCAAATCCTATTCCAGAGCACTTAGACAAGTATCATCCTCCGCTACTATCTCAGTTGTCTCCTGGCCACCCACCTCCACAGCATACATCTCTGCCACATCCACAATTGCCTGTATCAGTGCCCGTGCCCTTTCCACCAGGTGCCGGATTTCCTGGTCTCCCTCTATATCGGCCGCCATTGGATCTACTCAAACCCATGGGTGGCCACCCTCATCCCCTCTTTGGGTTGGCACCACCACAGCATCCTGAACAGGATATGCCAGCTGATCTGAGCAAACCCTCTCAACCGCCTGCGAAATCCCCTTCGCCAACTCGGGTGCCTAAAGTGAAACAAGAACCTAGAGAAGATATAATGACACCGCCACAGGAGACACACCAACCGAGGGAAAAGTCACCACGTGAAAGAGGACGTGAGAGTATATCTCCACCACTAACAAGGGTACGCTTTGAACAGGAAACAGATAGATTCTCTCCTCCGGCCACATTCGATGATTGCTCTATGGATAGTAAGTACAGTGAACACCGCGATGGTCGTGATCAAGAACAACCTGAAAACTTGTCTGCAAAACCTGCTCCTAGATCTCCGCCTAGTAGCGCCAGCAGTCAAGCCTCTGGATCAATAATCTTTCATGGTTCCACAGGTGGACCTGATCCCACCAAAGATCCTGCTTTGTACTCGTCTCTCCTGCCACGGCCTGGGAGTAATGACAACTCTTGGGAAAGTCTCATTGAAGTGACAAAAACATCAGAGACATCAAAGTTACAGCAACTGGTAGATAACATTGAACACAAACTTACAGATCCAAATCAGTGTGTCGTGTGCCACAGGGTTCTCTCGTGCAAGAGTGCTCTCCAAATGCATTATCGGACTCACACGGGTGAGCGACCGTTTCGTTGTCGCATCTGTGGTCGTGCTTTTACTACCAAAGGAAACCTCAAGACTCACATGGGTGTACATCGAATGAAGCCCCCAATGAGGACACTTCATCAGTGTCCAGTGTGTCATAAAAAATACTCTAATGCCCTAGTGTTGCAACAGCATATCCGAATGCATACAGGAGAACCTACAGACCTGACACTAGAACAAATCCAGGCAGCTGAAGTAAGAGATTTTCCTTCACTGTCACCAGGACCATTTGGTATGGGCCCATTTGGATTTCCTTTGGGAGCTGGAGTATCTAGCCATGTTGGTGGTTCAGGATCGTCTCTAGGTGATAATGATGACTTTATGGAGGATGATGAGGATTTTGATGACGAAAACAGCAATTCCGGCG harbors:
- the LOC129789292 gene encoding homeotic protein spalt-major-like isoform X11, with protein sequence MSRRKQSRPIRVQDDDEELCTKPPIKDSKDGNMENGDSAGSCSEDDALLTDTNTRLTCERCHETFADDQDLLDHRDTCSISPISIPVKVEASTSPEVAGHSSSPTGSPVAIAKSEQLGTDEESPDTTDPIDSGGVEKALRHSQDAANNNSSEGDEEAGDDTLEDEEEENMERSEIPAESDINSPVAGGPFPPSHVTLEALQNTKVAVAQFAATALANNGNNEAALKELAVLHSTLFTLQHQHVFQLQLIQQLQSQLSMNVPKTSDIGKEATDINSHEEEHMDAKDEMEGSEDAADRDDMSEKHDDEDLSKLEPEVIISRDPSPEPLVKKSSSLLEKGDEQPVPTTQPLIPSLASHQPPRIPSPMKAPMCHISSSLASSIITNHDPPPSLDEPNSLEMLQKRAQEVLDSASQGLLAGNLADELAFRKDKMSPYDSKGNRNEPFFKHRCRYCGKVFGSDSALQIHIRSHTGERPFKCNVCGSRFTTKGNLKVHFQRHTTKFPHVQMNPNPIPEHLDKYHPPLLSQLSPGHPPPQHTSLPHPQLPVSVPVPFPPGAGFPGLPLYRPPLDLLKPMGGHPHPLFGLAPPQHPEQDMPADLSKPSQPPAKSPSPTRVPKVKQEPREDIMTPPQETHQPREKSPRERGRESISPPLTRVRFEQETDRFSPPATFDDCSMDSKYSEHRDGRDQEQPENLSAKPAPRSPPSSASSQASGSIIFHGSTGGPDPTKDPALYSSLLPRPGSNDNSWESLIEVTKTSETSKLQQLVDNIEHKLTDPNQCVVCHRVLSCKSALQMHYRTHTGERPFRCRICGRAFTTKGNLKTHMGVHRMKPPMRTLHQCPVCHKKYSNALVLQQHIRMHTGEPTDLTLEQIQAAEVRDFPSLSPGPFGMGPFGFPLGAGVSSHVGGSGSSLGDNDDFMEDDEDFDDENSNSGDMGSTSGNSLPTSLAALENQVRTITTMASQLSASGLVARSTEDISRAHFIPSHTASNGERSSPPQSPAATQPSPAPSENSTGGALDLTPRTSVPPHCSPPMMHSGPPLGMFPNFPLLPHGPIASSTPMMNSALNSLAQSVLPASPFNPLGISGVRGNTTCNICFKTFACNSALEIHYRSHTKERPFKCTICDRGFSTKGNMKQHMLTHKIRDMPQHMFGNSTASSDASQFRQETRSENSSSSMDGRGSNHEQDNERERSLSAHVLRRSSHDGSPNGETIKHEPGMKRSPSEPEHPSLPKRPLTSSSASQQTPVINTPSVSQPSAPITLQRSASPPLPPISLIAAPSKSPTSGQKLELGLLPLQREMERSERLERSEKHAAEERSSASQPPSSTASSGDNTNSKHLCGVCRKNFSSSSALQIHMRTHTGDKPFRCSVCQKAFTTKGNLKVHMGTHMWSNGASRRGRRMSLELPLNRPLPLNPQDSEFLQRRPDLFYPYLPAPFLNGMQQKVD